A single region of the Strigops habroptila isolate Jane chromosome 3, bStrHab1.2.pri, whole genome shotgun sequence genome encodes:
- the LOC115605013 gene encoding interleukin-8-like — protein sequence MELRCQCVGTHSKFIHPKFIHNVNLIPSGPHCKNVEVIATLTDGREVCLEPTAPWVKLIIKAILDKANAKPEIVS from the exons ATGGAGCTCCGGTGCCAGTGCGTAGGCACTCATTCCAAGTTCATCCATCCCAAGTTCATTCACAACGTGAACCTCATCCCCAGCGGACCTCACTGCAAGAATGTCGAAGTCAT AGCTACCTTGACGGATGGCCGGGAAGTGTGCTTGGAGCCCACTGCTCCCTGGGTGAAGCTCATCATCAAGGCAATCCTGGACAA gGCAAATGCCAAACCTGAGATAGTGTCCtaa